CCGTCCCGGCGCGGTCGGGCACGGTCGTATCGTGCCCTACCGCGCGCGCAGCCCGGCCCGGAGCGCAGCGGAGGGACACGCCCGAACGGCAGTGCGAAGTGCGAGGTGCGAAGTGCGGCGGAGCGTCTGGCGCGGAGGGCGGGGCGGGGCTACACTCCGGCGGCGCCCGCGTCGGCGCGCCGGGTCAGGCGGAAGCGGAGGGCGGGATGAGCGAGGTGCACCGGCTGGAGGAGGAGTTCGGGCGCGTGCGCGACCTGTGGTCGCCGAAGGTGGTGGCGCGCGTGAACGACCAGTTCGTGAAGGTGGCGAAGGTGCGCGGCGAGTTCGTCTGGCACCGCCACGAGCACGAAGACGAGCTGTTCTGGGTGCTGAAGGGCTCGCTGCGCCTGCGCTTCGAGGACGGCGAGGCGGTGCTGGGCCCGGGCGACCTGTACGTGGTGCCGAAGGGCGTGCTCCACAGGCCGGAGGCCGACGAGGAGTGCTGGCTGGTGCTGGTGGAGCCGGTGGAGACGAAGCACACCGGCGACGTGG
This sequence is a window from Longimicrobium sp.. Protein-coding genes within it:
- a CDS encoding cupin domain-containing protein, producing MSEVHRLEEEFGRVRDLWSPKVVARVNDQFVKVAKVRGEFVWHRHEHEDELFWVLKGSLRLRFEDGEAVLGPGDLYVVPKGVLHRPEADEECWLVLVEPVETKHTGDVESPLTRSIEEQLA